In Plasmodium chabaudi chabaudi strain AS genome assembly, chromosome: 9, the following proteins share a genomic window:
- a CDS encoding RNA-binding protein s1, putative — translation MVDNCLYVYNLTKNTSVEHLKEIFMNFGKLVDVNYVSNDDNLDKEENDNLVYAKIEFENPDDAKTAIEYMDGGQIDGKTISVKHEHEKTQKKNNINKKVSSDDNDIKSKERNDEDSYKSSGSRSISSNNSETKSNTSQMKKKK, via the coding sequence atgGTTGACAACtgtttatatgtttataacTTAACGAAGAATACAAGTGTAGaacatttaaaagaaatatttatgaattttGGAAAATTAGTTGATGTAAACTATGTAtcaaatgatgataatttagataaagaagaaaatgataatttagTTTATGCTAAAATTGAGTTTGAAAATCCCGATGATGCAAAAACTGCAATAGAATATATGGACGGGGGTCAAATCGATGGAAAAACTATATCAGTAAAACATGAACATGAAAAaactcaaaaaaaaaataatattaataaaaaagttagTAGTGATGacaatgatataaaaagtaaagAAAGAAATGATGAAGACAGTTATAAATCTAGCGGCTCACGCTCTATTTCATCCAATAATTCAGAAACCAAATCAAATACGTcacaaatgaaaaaaaaaaaataa
- a CDS encoding serpentine receptor, putative: MIKIIIGIIFYYLLYCFYGIYEHIKTPIYNYSEIKNKYISNKNGDIPSQYYMYKPFKNEIKKNDKLDYHFYLSLIEHIDLNKYINGKHIKKDKRYINVYNLTDVKYNWDDLQVQKNDINRNKQTIKKNTAPNDSSYISGIWPFSSDTKYPSVDIVLPKILINKNKNIYLHIITYLNGELYRHGCITKLIAKIEKPQYDYTTKIKKKKNLWKWLVDKGEVSEELNQKEDEDKIDDNQKYNKALLHIPNKIKFGPIIEYNDININKISVFSNIFLDRSTQKYFLPTHFNDDIEFSNEYIIINNSKINQEKNNNLSAYIIRIEFEPISYSHSNLLNIILFNIKYLKKKYNIISYDIDSLAIYLFENISIYIYIILIIIIITISIINIIIFLYDIKSWNILNSLYLFYPDTILLKIICSIFILLYLNNNYENNNSKIIMIFYLIDIVMCVWKFIIKYEVKFLQDYPYIIMNKANVKKKDNALKHIEIVIKRKIQTIIILISLLFFIYNIFYKKYDSFYSFFILTIGECSYIFNFMFMCQNIIANYLTRTVPHLSLIYIFPLFLNVITDDIFALLLRMPTIHKLNAFADDFVFFVFCLQLCLYKKVTKSNMVIEKVESTSNESKKVK, translated from the coding sequence AtgattaaaattataataggaataatattttattatttattgtattgTTTTTATGGGATTTATGAACACATAAAAACaccaatatataattattcagaaattaaaaataaatatataagtaataaaaatggggATATACCAAgtcaatattatatgtacaagccatttaaaaatgaaataaaaaaaaatgataagctcgattaccatttttatttatcattgATAGAACATATCGActtaaataagtatataaatggaaaacatattaaaaaggatAAACGCTACATCAATGTATATAACCTTACCGACGTTAAATACAACTGGGATGATCTGCAAGtgcaaaaaaatgatataaatagaaACAAGCAaaccataaaaaaaaatacagcTCCAAATGATAGTAGCTATATTAGTGGTATATGGCCATTTTCTTCAGACACAAAATATCCATCAGTCGATATTGTATTACCTAAAATactaattaataaaaataaaaatatttatttacacattataacatatttaaatggGGAATTGTATAGACACGGATGCATTACCAAATTGATAGCAAAAATTGAGAAGCCCCAATATGATTACACcaccaaaataaaaaaaaaaaaaaatttgtggAAATGGCTAGTTGATAAGGGTGAAGTATCCGAGGAATTAAATCAAAAGGAAGACGAAGACAAAATTGATGATaaccaaaaatataataaagcattattacatattccTAACAAAATTAAGTTTGGACCAATAATagaatataatgatataaatattaataaaattagtgTTTtctcaaatatttttttagataGATCAACAcagaaatattttcttccaACCCATTTTAACGATGATATAGAATTTagtaatgaatatataatcataaaTAATTCTAAAATTAatcaagaaaaaaataataatttatcagcttatattattagaaTAGAATTTGAGCCAATAAGTTATAGTCATTCTAACTTATTGaacataatattatttaatataaaatatttaaaaaaaaaatacaacatAATTTCTTATGATATTGATAGTTTGGCTAtctatttatttgaaaatatttccatatatatttatataattttaattattattattataacaataagcataataaatataataatttttttatatgatataaaaagttggaatattttaaattcattatatttattttaccctgatacaatattattaaaaataatctgttctatctttattttattatatttaaataataattatgaaaataataatagcaaaataattatgatattttatttaatagaCATTGTAATGTGTGTGTggaaatttattataaaatatgaagtcaaatttttacaagattatccatatataattatgaacaagGCTAatgtaaagaaaaaagataatgcattaaaacatattgaaattgttataaaaagaaaaattcaaactattataattttaattagtcttttattctttatatataatatattttataaaaaatacgattccttttattcattttttatattaacaattgGAGAATgctcatatatttttaactttatgtttatgtgtcaaaatattatagcaaattatttaacaaGAACAGTCCCACATCTATCActtatctatatttttccattatttttaaatgtaatAACAGATGACATATTTGCACTTTTACTTCGTATGCCAACGATACACAAGCTTAATGCCTTTGCAGAcgattttgttttttttgttttttgtctgcaattatgtttatataaaaaagttacAAAGAGCAATATGGTTATAGAAAAAGTGGAAAGTACTTCGAACGAATCCAAAAAGGTCAAGTGA
- a CDS encoding oxysterol-binding protein, putative has protein sequence MLGSKYLNLKLFSEKKDSLTSISSENTTQKNNKTQFENMQTNDNINQDQRKLYSRDKRIIHEGWLNKWTNIIGNYRPRYFVLENGILRYSIDKYLPTKETFVLSHCKIRVCPGDPLHFEIDTIEQGILYLKANFPEDKHKWYISFKRAQLNYAQGSYAHNKKQSYIHLNNLNTSTNSEFLKNIIKNTNEYRKRQSISYVLKSNEYADSPNLALRNEKVKEINPTLTNLGTMNEEGIDDAISGNSHRSDTNVGGDQSEIKGQSIQGNDSEFCIPNCETQEIKIDKVKENGGGEIKNKMKDRIKNIEDVFINSTDFEDKNPTLCLMENIVTLREIIRDLIEYSEYDKAKLILKKIKSKNNLKGNDNGISILLYKLYSSIEYIDIVVEKYINCSEILLKEENMQSKVMNKSLKILAKENYFLEKSKDIQKNINNSKEKGEKKKIQTLFFENNQETEDEINQNDDNDLFFDCDDDDSCNDEHNDIINTYTQKNSCKYDNGIVDNSASLESTNMEDITIEDNQIDENEDNEEQNENDKAICYDSEKSINRGEDEKGIPLQDDNDKNEQFEVNRKDNLISKIEECYLIDKCESTKMENNMSSSDDESNDTNMLVNMCNRKNKKSLDFRNIDIYTDKSIKRRTKLPSPRTDIKISMWALLKDCIGKDLSRIGMPIYLNEPSSFLQRLAEDFQYIYLLKHASNQIESTSRLAFVTAFTISPYASVIGRTFKPFNPLLGETYELTHRNFYFISEQVVHHPPITAYHCHNEYMENFASIIVNVQILGKSVEVVTPGYSHLLLKYKKKNSVPTPDIATTRSSSLADNKVLEKNGGEKLSQNINIDENKEVDSKAVREKAMPDSLFPVGIEENQNENTFNFNISKNSKEMNDKKEESSGIEEYGTEHYTYQRANMIIHNIIFGKIWVELYGNILIRNHNNGDFSIVSYLKKGWFDNEIHKIRGIVCDRFKNVIFFIYGKWSQEIYIAYVKNLKKQNYDTYFFNEDGTENSQHFNRNNLNEFINNFDWKFYEDNINNLNSICVWKVQPKPKNNELYYGFNNMTMELNEISPEYDRSKGASIACTDSRFRPDQRNYENGNIETAMNEKHRLENKQRMNAKKFTKNNPYKPKWFNKNKDPIYKDKEMYLFNNTYWETKKNNSFPDTPDIF, from the coding sequence ATGTTGGGCAGCAAATATTTAAACTTAAAGCTTTTCAGCGAAAAAAAGGATTCCTTAACAAGTATATCCTCTGAAAATACtacacaaaaaaacaataaaacaCAATTTGAGAACATGCAAactaatgataatataaatcaaGATCAAAGAAAACTATATAGTAGAGATAAAAGAATTATACATGAAGGATGGCTAAATAAATGGACTAATATAATAGGGAATTATAGACCTAGGTATTTTGTTTTAGAAAATGGAATTTTAAGATATTCaattgataaatatttaccAACAAAAGAAACTTTTGTTCTATCTCATTGTAAAATAAGAGTATGTCCTGGTGACCCTTTACATTTTGAGATCGATACAATTGAGCAAGggatattatatttaaaagcaAATTTTCCAGAAGATAAACACAAATGGTATATCTCTTTTAAAAGGGCTCAACTCAATTATGCACAAGGAAGTTATGCCcacaataaaaaacaaagttATATTCAtcttaataatttaaatacttCAACAAATTctgaatttttaaaaaatataattaaaaatactaaTGAATATAGGAAAAGACAGTCAATAAGTTATGTTTTGAAAAGCAATGAATATGCAGATTCCCCCAATTTAGCATTACGCAATGAAAAGGTAAAGGAAATAAACCCTACACTAACAAATTTAGGAACAATGAATGAAGAAGGTATCGATGATGCTATTAGTGGTAATAGCCATAGGAGTGATACTAATGTGGGGGGAGATCAAAGTGAAATAAAGGGGCAATCAATTCAAGGAAACGATTCTGAGTTTTGCATACCTAATTGTGAAACacaagaaataaaaatagataaAGTAAAGGAAAATGGTGGGggggaaataaaaaataaaatgaaggatagaataaaaaatattgaagatgtatttataaattcaacTGATTTTGAAGATAAAAATCCAACACTTTGTCTCATGGAAAATATTGTTACTTTAAGAGAAATAATTAGAGATTTAATAGAATATTCAGAATATGATAAAgctaaattaattttaaaaaaaataaaatcaaaaaataatttaaaagggAATGATAATGGCatatctattttattatataaattatattcttcaattgaatatatagatattgttgttgaaaaatatattaactgttcagaaattttattaaaagaagaaaatatgcAATCAAAAGTTATGAACAAGTCATTAAAAATACTGgctaaagaaaattattttcttgaAAAGTCAAAagatattcaaaaaaatattaacaattcaaaagaaaaaggagagaaaaaaaaaattcaaacattattttttgaaaataatcaagAAACTGAAGATGAAATAAACCAAAATGACGACAACGATTTATTCTTTGATTGTGATGATGACGATTCTTGCAACGATGAACATAATGACATTATAAACACATATAcgcaaaaaaatagttgtaaatatgataatgGCATAGTTGATAATAGCGCTAGTTTAGAAAGCACAAATATGGAAGACATAACTATCGAAGATAACCAAATTGATGAAAACGAAGATAACGAAGAACAGAATGAGAATGACAAAGCAATATGCTATGATAGCGAAAAATCGATTAATAGGGGGGAAGATGAAAAGGGCATACCACTTCAAGATGATAACGACAAAAATGAACAATTTGAAGTAAACAGGAAAGATAATTTGATATCGAAAATTGAAGAATGCTATTTAATCGATAAATGCGAATCGAccaaaatggaaaataatatgagtAGTAGTGATGATGAGAGTAACGATACAAATATGTTAGTAAATATGtgtaatagaaaaaataagaaatcATTAGATTTTAGgaatatagatatatatacagaTAAAAGTATTAAGAGACGAACAAAACTGCCTAGCCCAAGAacagatataaaaataagtatgTGGGCTTTATTAAAAGATTGTATTGGAAAAGATTTATCACGTATTGGTATGCCGATCTATTTAAATGAACCTTCATCATTTCTTCAAAGGTTAGCTGAAgattttcaatatatatatttattaaaacatgCATCAAATCAAATTGAAAGTACTAGTAGATTAGCATTTGTAACTGCATTTACAATATCACCATATGCTTCAGTAATAGGTCGAACCTTTAAACCGTTTAATCCACTATTAGGGGAAACATATGAATTAACACAcagaaatttttattttatttctgaACAAGTTGTTCATCATCCTCCTATTACTGCATATCATTGtcataatgaatatatggaaaatttTGCTAGTATTATAGTCAATGTACAAATATTGGGAAAATCAGTTGAAGTTGTTACACCAGGATATAGCCACCTTTTactaaaatacaaaaaaaaaaattcagtTCCAACTCCCGATATAGCTACTACTAGATCGTCTAGTCTAGCTGATAATAAagttttagaaaaaaatggtgGAGAAAAGCTAAGCCAGAATATTAAcattgatgaaaataaagaagtaGACTCGAAAGCAGTTAGGGAAAAGGCAATGCCAGACAGTTTATTTCCTGTAGGCATTGAGgaaaatcaaaatgaaaacacATTCAATTTTAACATCTCTAAGAATAGTAAAGAGATGAATGataaaaaggaagaaaGTAGTGGCATTGAAGAATATGGGACAGAGCATTATACTTATCAACGAGCTAATATgattattcataatataatattcgGGAAGATATGGGTAGAATTGtatggaaatatattaataagaaatcataataatggtgatttttcaattgttagttatttaaaaaaaggatggtttgataatgaaatacataaaataagaGGAATAGTATGTGAtagatttaaaaatgtaatattttttatttatggaAAATGGTCacaagaaatatatattgcttatgtaaaaaatttaaaaaaacaaaactatgatacatatttttttaatgaagATGGAACAGAAAATTCACAGCATTTtaatagaaataatttaaatgaatttattaataattttgattggaaattttatgaagataatataaataatttaaatagcATATGTGTTTGGAAAGTACAACCAAAACCAAAAAACAATGAACTTTATTATggttttaataatatgactatggaattaaatgaaatttcACCTGAATATGACAGGTCAAAAGGGGCTTCAATAGCTTGTACTGATAGCCGATTTAGACCTGACCAAagaaattatgaaaatggaaatattgAAACTGCTATGAATGAAAAACATCGAttggaaaataaacaacgaatgaatgcaaaaaaatttacaaaaaataatccatATAAACCTAAATGgtttaacaaaaataaagaccCTATTTATAAGGACAAGGAAATGTACCTATTTAATAACACATATTGGGAAACCAAGAAAAATAACAGCTTTCCCGATACCCCCGATATATTTTAG
- a CDS encoding ubiquitin-like protein, putative — MLGPSSGKESQEKIIDYEKINLSEYNYVINNSDHSDEEEEEEDYYISDSNYKNDIKTDNNNQNNNAKNKSYMNSKEPFPDTNGKDSTTDHVNKQTENESAKCEESKQSDAKDIDESLRRESTTSTHNNKNNLMNSHIVKDEKAGNSQGCNRGEPDSGSYIYVRIKTNNSNNNVYKCKIEKNITIKKLKNSLKEIINDNNDYRIIYRGRLLKDMEVLSKYNIKFNDILYAIKLNKKRNENDIALDSGITSSQLSTIGDEYNDLGKMGQNDNISKLISSMFDNSDFLKSIMNSNKQLQKLREKNSELNHMLNDSQTLKQSFEMIKNPSLMKELMRNTDRAISNIEAIPGGFNTLRRMYHNIQEPMYASVEMPNEKNQNTIKEYDLNSSSPPTTEAFPNPWASKENNSQKNINMENSLNKYLLPDSNMFNDNDEIIPITKMGNKYKGAKGKVLPVNNTNEKNGIANGKIPSSDLFRNNLFDMLLKYKNPVNGIGNNPNGTAPKSSLPTNNKKNNETNKNSDNNAMNIFGNNGNFFNPNSMNSLLGNNSQLNNSQLNNSQLSNPQMSNPLFNANLFNSLMGQNSNNGNTNANANVLNMFSQMMSNLNKNMNMNNNGNNVNLGNDMLNSLNMLNFQNNRLNSLFNHGVNVPNKHVSNNDNNSPDSVIKNVNINEGKKEEKSSADIQNHAEPQHADQNSEVNTKQQEDGNTDLNNEAKDKATASNNLNKQDEQERLIALYQEQLTSLELMGFTDTNKCIKSLVAAKGNIERAIDLLLSDINSNRN; from the coding sequence ATGTTAGGACCATCGAGCGGTAAGGAATCGCAAGAGAAGATTATtgattatgaaaaaattaatctTAGTGAATACAACtatgttataaataattctgATCATTCAGATGAAGAGGAGGAAGAGGaggattattatatatctgacagtaattataaaaatgatataaaaacagATAATAACaaccaaaataataatgcaaaaaataaatcttaTATGAATTCAAAAGAGCCTTTTCCAGATACCAATGGAAAGGACAGTACTACGGATCATGTAAATAAGCAAACTGAAAATGAATCTGCAAAATGCGAAGAAAGTAAACAAAGCGATGCTAAAGACATTGATGAGAGCTTGAGAAGGGAGTCTACCACATCTAcccataataataaaaataatttaatgaatAGTCATATTGTAAAGGATGAAAAGGCTGGGAATTCTCAAGGATGTAATAGAGGAGAACCTGATTCGGGATCCTATATTTATGTTcgaataaaaacaaataactctaataataatgtttataaatgtaaaatcgaaaaaaacataactataaaaaaattaaaaaatagtttaaaagagataataaatgataataatgattatcgaattatatatagagGAAGATTGCTTAAAGATATGGAAGTATtgtcaaaatataatataaagtttaatgatatattatatgcaataaaattaaataaaaaaagaaatgaaaatgatattgCATTAGATTCTGGTATAACAAGTTCACAATTAAGTACTATAGGAGatgaatataatgattTAGGAAAGATGGgacaaaatgataatatatcaaaattaatttCATCAATGTTTGATAATAGTGATTTTCTTAAATCAATAATGAATTCAAATAAGCAACTTCAAAAattaagagaaaaaaattcagaACTAAATCATATGTTAAATGATTCACAAACTTTAAAACAATCTTTTGAAATGATTAAAAATCCATCCCTTATGAAAGAACTTATGAGAAATACGGATCGAGCTATAAGTAATATTGAAGCTATACCAGGTGGTTTTAATACATTAAGAAGAATGTATCATAATATACAAGAGCCTATGTATGCATCTGTAGAAATGcctaatgaaaaaaatcaaaacaCAATTAAAGAATATGATTTAAATTCTTCTTCTCCTCCTACTACAGAAGCATTTCCAAATCCATGGGCTTCTAAAGAAAATAACtctcaaaaaaatataaatatggaaaatagtttaaataaatatttactcCCTGATAGTAATATGTTTAATGACAATGATGAAATTATTCCAATTACTAAAATgggaaataaatataagggAGCCAAGGGTAAGGTACTTCCAGTTAATAATacgaatgaaaaaaatggaattgCTAATGGGAAAATCCCAAGTAGTGATCTTTTTCGAAACAATCTTTTTGATATgctattaaaatataaaaatccTGTAAATGGAATTGGAAATAATCCAAATGGTACCGCCCCCAAAAGTTCATTAccaacaaataataaaaaaaataatgaaacgAATAAAAACTCCGATAATAATGCTATGAACATTTTTGGAAATAATGGAAATTTCTTCAATCCAAATTCTATGAATAGCTTGCTGGGAAATAATTCTCAACTGAATAATTCTCAACTGAATAATTCTCAACTGAGTAATCCTCAAATGAGTAACCCCCTTTTTAATGCCAACTTATTTAACAGTTTGATGGGTCAAAACTCGAATAATGGAAATACAAATGCAAACGCAAATGTATTAAACATGTTTAGCCAAATGATgtcaaatttaaataaaaatatgaacatgaataataatggaaataatgTTAATTTAGGAAATGATATGTTAAATAGTTTGAATATGTTGAATTTCCAAAATAATAGATtgaattcattatttaatcaTGGTGTAAATGTGCCGAATAAACATGTTAGTAATAATGACAATAATTCTCCTGACTCagtcataaaaaatgttaatataaatgaggGAAAGAAGGAAGAAAAATCATCTGCTGATATACAAAATCATGCAGAACCTCAACATGCCGATCAAAATAGTGAAGTGAATACAAAACAGCAGGAAGATGGTAACACcgatttaaataatgaagcAAAGGATAAAGCTACTGCTTCCaataatttgaataaaCAAGATGAACAAGAACGTCTTATTGCATTATATCAAGAACAATTAACTTCATTAGAATTAATGGGATTTACAGACACAAACAAATGCATAAAATCACTGGTTGCAGCAAAAGGAAATATCGAAAGAGCTATCGATTTGCTCTTAAGTGATATAAATTCAAATAGAAACTAA
- a CDS encoding RNA-binding protein, putative, with amino-acid sequence MEFSKVEPNDNDELKKEELINNINSFFEKVHFDNNINKLDRLKIYSLSTETDSRKYSRQLQCDNTLGQQNENILEQQSEDRHVKLASPLPYINADETINNCKFKNVLINKQTSNTDNNITNSAMYINNNWVKTNESKNGYINHDSVFAKNVPDTSNEIEKKLKSIAFIKNLNKYNYEFNENNILNKSGNTFKMGSESKYNNINYDHENVSKSVDAISFYNNSQEIAKAFQPTNLSYTINEDAQKKSEKCLNQSNTLLNNLNEKNEICDNNFGEFFTRNMNQSFNQKHEYIFNNNYDNVLYGNDEVNKELETGSQFNWKKDEASIKENNRNELNEDLNEYLENVVGQSYFYNLKKNKIVCIDEQEHDAIISFENDKNESSLSYNFSNNPMSQSFTSNTIHNNKQVQDIDVKDININMDLLKTILSSEYKNMDNLFGQCNYDSHNSENNTNSEMFASKQDVNNKIYDEQAFPKSKKSLIEQQYLENLIFNELMKYAEIEKDEITESEISKMNNEHNQFTSLNIRPSEPKNDSIITLSNERDNKNGLDSESENCNLFLEYNERNVRQTRFESSLRNDSEKVEWQNNERFNIFCNINETDEQNFISGKKQNESNYYDMMKDKNYSYNMDNPEMYESMQKAWTKNIENQVGDKSFICNNYINDINTEIGNDNIYIPENKVAKFTLIVNVPPNTTRKDLMAVFSKYGNVNLTMVVCDKQSRHPNKEWTATSGYAFVRFSTNIEAQRTLNAAISGHIRIKGSRVRATWAKKDSYSKKKKEFNLKIPCSVVITNAEGFICCICRNYLSYDPILFPCCYISSCTDCFQNYIIKEMNQQNIRCPNCSLFIIDPIIKLDQNSKGILTLLYKIYYNIKVKCVYDHCKWIGFHHQYFSHIFTCNFSAIQ; translated from the coding sequence atggaGTTTTCAAAAGTAGAACCAAATGATAATGATGAACtgaaaaaagaagaacttataaataatataaatagtttttttgaaaaagttcattttgataataatataaataaattagatcgattaaaaatatatagtcTATCAACAGAGACAGATTCACGTAAATACTCTAGACAATTACAATGTGATAATACTTTGGGacaacaaaatgaaaatattttagaaCAACAGAGTGAGGATAGGCATGTGAAATTGGCATCTCCATTgccatatataaatgccGATGAAACAATAAACAAttgtaaatttaaaaatgtattaatcAATAAACAAACAAGCAATacagataataatataactaATTCAGCaatgtatataaacaataattgggttaaaacaaatgaatcTAAAAATGGCTATATCAATCATGATAGTGTATTTGCAAAAAATGTACCAGACACATCTAatgaaatagaaaaaaaattaaaaagtattgcatttattaaaaatttaaataaatataattacgaatttaatgaaaataatattcttaATAAATCAGGTAATACATTTAAAATGGGTTCTgaatcaaaatataataatatcaatTATGATCATGAAAATGTTTCAAAAAGTGTAGATGCAATATCATTCTATAATAATTCACAAGAAATAGCCAAAGCATTTCAACCTACTAATTTGTCATATACAATAAATGAGGATGCTCAAAAAAAATCTGAAAAATGTCTAAATCAATCTAATAccttattaaataatttaaatgaaaaaaatgaaatatgtgataataattttggcGAGTTTTTTACCCGAAATATGAATCAAAGCTTCAATCAAAaacatgaatatatttttaataataattatgacaATGTTTTATATGGCAATGATGAGgtaaataaagaattagAAACAGGTAGCCAATTCAATTGGAAAAAAGACGAGGCATCGATAAAAGAGAATAACAGAAACGAACTAAATGAAGAcctaaatgaatatttagaaaatgtGGTAGGACaaagttatttttataatttaaaaaaaaataaaattgtatgtATTGATGAACAAGAGCATGATGCTATTATTAgttttgaaaatgataaaaatgaatctagtttgtcatataattttagtaACAATCCTATGAGTCAAAGTTTTACGAGTAACActattcataataataaacagGTTCAAGATATAGATGTAAAggatataaacataaatatggaTCTTTTGAAAACGATTTTGTCAtcagaatataaaaacatggACAACTTGTTTGGCCAGTGTAATTATGATTCACACAATTCTGAAAATAATACGAATTCAGAAATGTTTGCATCTAAACAAGATGTAaacaacaaaatatatgatgaaCAAGCATTTCCAAAGTCAAAAAAAAGTCTTATAGAACAACAATATCTAGAAAATTTGATTTTCAATGAACTAATGAAATATGCAGAAATAGAAAAAGACGAAATAACGGAAAGTGAAATTTCCAAGATGAATAATGAACATAATCAATTCACAtctttaaatataagaCCTAGTGAACCTAAAAATGATTCTATTATTACATTGTCAAACGAAAGAGATAACAAAAATGGGTTAGATAGTGAATCAGAAAATTGTAACCTTTTTTTGgaatataatgaaagaAATGTTAGGCAAACCCGATTTGAAAGTAGCTTAAGAAATGACAGTGAAAAAGTAGAGTGGCAAAACAATGAGCgatttaacatattttgtaatattaatgaaacagacgaacaaaattttataagtggtaaaaaacaaaatgaatccaattattatgatatgatgaaagataaaaattattcttaTAATATGGATAATCCAGAAATGTACGAAAGTATGCAAAAAGCATggacaaaaaatatagaaaaccAAGTTGGAGataaatcatttatatgtaataattatataaatgatataaatacagAAATAggtaatgataatatatatatccctGAAAATAAAGTAGCCAAATTTACTTTAATAGTAAATGTTCCACCAAATACTACTCGAAAAGATTTAATGGCTGTTTTCAGTAAATATGGAAATGTTAACTTAACTATGGTTGTTTGTGATAAACAATCAAGACATCCTAATAAAGAATGGACTGCAACTTCCGGATATGCATTTGTGCGTTTTTCAACAAACATTGAAGCACAAAGAACATTAAATGCTGCAATTTCAGGACATATACGTATTAAAGGAAGTAGAGTTAGAGCTACTTGGGCAAAAAAAGATTcctattcaaaaaaaaaaaaagaatttaatttaaaaattccaTGTTCAGTAGTTATTACTAATGCAGAAGGATTTATATGTTGTATTTGTAGAAATTATTTATCTTATGATcctatattatttccatgTTGTTATATATCTTCATGTACAGATTGTTTTCAAAATTacattataaaagaaatgaatCAGCAAAATATTAGATGCCCTAATTGTTCATTATTCATTATAGATCCTATTATTAAACTTGATCAAAATTCAAAAGGCATTTTAACTTtgctatataaaatatattataatattaaagtaaaatgtgtatatgATCATTGTAAATGGATTGGTTTTCACCACCAATACTTTTCTCATATATTTACTTGTAACTTTAGCGCAATTCagtaa